A section of the Candidatus Eisenbacteria bacterium genome encodes:
- a CDS encoding response regulator: MTHPGPAGPLGPSGPPGPAAGDVPPANPPVVLAIEDEKPILRFLRATLAGHGYRLVEAVTGEEGLRQARARVPDLILLDLGLPDLDGLEVARRLREWSKVPIIVLSARGQERDKIAALDLGADDYVTKPFAVGELLARMRVALRHAARGGLGEGDTVVRVGDLCVDRMRRVVTLAGREVRLTPLEYRLLAALSDFPGRVLTHEHLLKQVWGPGYARQHHYLRVYMAQLRQKLERDPSRPEYLLTEPGVGYRMREE, from the coding sequence ATGACCCACCCCGGCCCAGCCGGACCCCTTGGGCCGTCCGGCCCACCCGGACCCGCCGCCGGCGACGTGCCGCCCGCCAACCCCCCGGTGGTTCTCGCCATCGAGGACGAGAAACCGATCCTGCGCTTCCTGCGCGCCACGCTCGCGGGCCACGGTTACCGGCTGGTGGAGGCCGTCACCGGCGAGGAGGGCTTGCGCCAGGCCCGCGCGCGCGTGCCCGACCTGATCCTGTTGGACCTCGGCCTGCCCGACCTGGACGGGCTCGAGGTCGCCCGCCGGCTCCGGGAATGGTCCAAGGTGCCCATCATCGTGCTTTCCGCCCGCGGACAGGAGCGCGACAAGATCGCCGCGCTGGACCTCGGCGCGGACGACTACGTCACCAAGCCCTTCGCCGTCGGGGAACTGCTGGCAAGGATGCGCGTCGCACTGCGCCACGCGGCGCGCGGGGGGCTGGGTGAGGGGGACACGGTGGTGCGGGTGGGGGATCTGTGCGTGGATCGCATGCGCAGGGTGGTCACTCTCGCGGGTCGCGAAGTGCGCCTCACGCCTCTGGAGTACCGGCTGCTCGCGGCGCTCTCGGACTTCCCCGGCCGCGTGCTCACCCACGAGCACCTGCTCAAGCAGGTGTGGGGCCCGGGCTATGCCCGGCAGCACCATTACCTGCGCGTCTACATGGCGCAGCTGCGTCAGAAGCTGGAGCGCGACCCATCGAGGCCCGAGTACCTGCTCACCGAGCCGGGTGTGGGCTACCGGATGCGGGAGGAGTAG
- a CDS encoding NAD(P)H-binding protein, whose amino-acid sequence MSARLTVLLLGATGRTGRCVMEQLLGRGIGVRTIVRSARRLPADAANDPRLTVVEADLLSLDQEDLLGHVSGCDAVISCLGHTLILRGIFGPPRDLVTRATARLCRAIEALRPGRPVKFILMSSVSVHRPGGLDAPRGAFERAFVWALRGVLPPARDNQDAANFLHGGIGVAHPFVEWMVVRPDTLLESGAPEYTIHEGLVSSLFAPGSSSMANVAHFMCESVVSPEVWTRWKGTLPVIVDAGGSRSRR is encoded by the coding sequence ATGTCCGCCCGGCTGACAGTGCTGCTGCTTGGCGCCACCGGGCGCACCGGCCGGTGCGTGATGGAGCAACTCCTTGGGCGGGGCATCGGCGTCCGCACCATCGTGCGATCCGCTCGGAGGCTCCCCGCCGACGCGGCGAATGATCCGCGCCTGACCGTGGTCGAGGCCGACCTGCTGTCCCTCGACCAGGAAGACCTCCTGGGCCACGTTTCCGGCTGTGACGCGGTCATCTCATGCCTGGGGCACACTCTCATTCTCAGGGGCATCTTCGGGCCGCCGCGCGACCTCGTCACGCGGGCTACGGCGCGGCTGTGCCGTGCGATCGAAGCGCTTCGACCCGGGAGGCCGGTCAAGTTCATTCTCATGAGCAGCGTCTCGGTCCATCGCCCCGGCGGCCTCGATGCGCCTCGCGGGGCGTTCGAGAGGGCGTTCGTGTGGGCACTCCGCGGGGTGCTCCCGCCGGCGCGGGACAATCAGGACGCGGCGAACTTCCTCCACGGCGGAATCGGCGTGGCCCACCCGTTCGTCGAGTGGATGGTGGTGCGTCCCGACACATTGCTGGAAAGTGGCGCCCCGGAGTACACAATTCACGAAGGCCTCGTCAGCAGTCTCTTCGCTCCGGGCAGCTCCAGCATGGCCAACGTCGCGCATTTCATGTGCGAGTCCGTCGTGAGCCCGGAGGTGTGGACTCGCTGGAAGGGCACCCTGCCCGTGATCGTGGATGCCGGAGGTTCCAGGAGCCGGCGTTGA